A window of Gopherus evgoodei ecotype Sinaloan lineage chromosome 13, rGopEvg1_v1.p, whole genome shotgun sequence contains these coding sequences:
- the GNB1L gene encoding guanine nucleotide-binding protein subunit beta-like protein 1 isoform X3 has translation MALPPPDPQFVLRGTSAEVHTLHFYCRGQEPDYPILFSGSSNGLIHVWNLKTRRVDTILDGHGGKSVYWVEAINGRDRLLSQGRNQQICLWDLAEGRNTVTDSVFTENVGFCKSSLLKVAQGHWLMAMPGKDLDEVQVLELPSKTSVCTLKPEADAKPGMPMCLKLWQPDFGSCPFLLAGYEDGSVILWNLSGGKILSRLACHQEPVMSLDFDSEKTKGVSGSSEEVLTVWSLDEQQNLKVQKTHKLVNAGIADVAIRQDKKILATAGWDHRIRIFGWKKLKPLAILDYHTATVHCPQCSSNYRT, from the exons ATGGCTCTTCCACCTCCAGACCCACAGTTTGTTCTACGGGGTACTAGTGCTGAAGTCCATACTCTACATTTTTATTGTAGAGGCCAGGAACCTGATTACCCCATTCTCTTCTCTGG GTCTTCCAATGGGCTGATCCATGTCTGGAACCTGAAGACACGCAGAGTGGATACAATTCTAGATGGCCATGGAGGAAAATCTGTGTACTGGGTGGAAGCAATCAATGGCAGAGACAGGCTCCTCAG CCAGGGCCGTAACCAACAGATCTGCCTCTGGGATTTGGCAGAAGGAAGGAACACAGTGACAGATTCTGTTTTCACCGAAAACGTGGGATTCTGCAAAAGTTCACTGCTGAAGGTGGCACAGGGACATTGGCTAATGGCCATGCCAGGAAAAGACCTAGATGAG GTTCAGGTTTTGGAGCTGCCATCCAAGACGTCAGTCTGTACCTTGAAGCCAGAGGCGGATGCCAAACCGGGCATGCCCATGTGTCTGAAGCTATGGCAG CCTGACTTTGGTTCATGTCCTTTTCTTCTGGCTGGCTACGAGGATGGATCAGTGATTCTGTGGAATTTATCAGGGGGAAAAATATTAAGCCGACTTGCTTGCCACCAGGAGCCAGTGATGAGCCTTGACTTTGACTCTGAAAAGACGAAGGGGGTCTCGGGCTCATCTGAGGAGGTGCTTACCGTCTGGAGCCTCGATGAGCAGCAGAATTTAAAG GTTCAGAAAACACACAAACTCGTCAATGCTGGGATTGCTGATGTCGCCATCCGCCAGGACAAGAAGATCCTGGCAACAGCAGGGTGGGATCATCGTATCAGGATCTTTGGCTGGAAGAAACTGAAGCCCTTGGCAATACTGGACTACCACACAGCAACTGTCCACTGT CCCCAGTGTTCTTCCAATTACAGAACATAA
- the GNB1L gene encoding guanine nucleotide-binding protein subunit beta-like protein 1 isoform X1, with translation MALPPPDPQFVLRGTSAEVHTLHFYCRGQEPDYPILFSGSSNGLIHVWNLKTRRVDTILDGHGGKSVYWVEAINGRDRLLSQGRNQQICLWDLAEGRNTVTDSVFTENVGFCKSSLLKVAQGHWLMAMPGKDLDEVQVLELPSKTSVCTLKPEADAKPGMPMCLKLWQPDFGSCPFLLAGYEDGSVILWNLSGGKILSRLACHQEPVMSLDFDSEKTKGVSGSSEEVLTVWSLDEQQNLKVQKTHKLVNAGIADVAIRQDKKILATAGWDHRIRIFGWKKLKPLAILDYHTATVHCVSFSDHSRPSERLLAAGSKDHRISIWSIYNQASGALHCPLETRKPD, from the exons ATGGCTCTTCCACCTCCAGACCCACAGTTTGTTCTACGGGGTACTAGTGCTGAAGTCCATACTCTACATTTTTATTGTAGAGGCCAGGAACCTGATTACCCCATTCTCTTCTCTGG GTCTTCCAATGGGCTGATCCATGTCTGGAACCTGAAGACACGCAGAGTGGATACAATTCTAGATGGCCATGGAGGAAAATCTGTGTACTGGGTGGAAGCAATCAATGGCAGAGACAGGCTCCTCAG CCAGGGCCGTAACCAACAGATCTGCCTCTGGGATTTGGCAGAAGGAAGGAACACAGTGACAGATTCTGTTTTCACCGAAAACGTGGGATTCTGCAAAAGTTCACTGCTGAAGGTGGCACAGGGACATTGGCTAATGGCCATGCCAGGAAAAGACCTAGATGAG GTTCAGGTTTTGGAGCTGCCATCCAAGACGTCAGTCTGTACCTTGAAGCCAGAGGCGGATGCCAAACCGGGCATGCCCATGTGTCTGAAGCTATGGCAG CCTGACTTTGGTTCATGTCCTTTTCTTCTGGCTGGCTACGAGGATGGATCAGTGATTCTGTGGAATTTATCAGGGGGAAAAATATTAAGCCGACTTGCTTGCCACCAGGAGCCAGTGATGAGCCTTGACTTTGACTCTGAAAAGACGAAGGGGGTCTCGGGCTCATCTGAGGAGGTGCTTACCGTCTGGAGCCTCGATGAGCAGCAGAATTTAAAG GTTCAGAAAACACACAAACTCGTCAATGCTGGGATTGCTGATGTCGCCATCCGCCAGGACAAGAAGATCCTGGCAACAGCAGGGTGGGATCATCGTATCAGGATCTTTGGCTGGAAGAAACTGAAGCCCTTGGCAATACTGGACTACCACACAGCAACTGTCCACTGTGTATCCTTCTCAGATCACAGTAGGCCAAGTGAAAGACTGCTGGCAGCTGGCTCCAAAGACCACCGCATTAGTATCTGGTCAATCTATAATCAAGCCTCAGGTGCTTTGCACTGTCCTTTGGAAACTAGAAAGCCGGACTGA
- the GNB1L gene encoding guanine nucleotide-binding protein subunit beta-like protein 1 isoform X2 — protein sequence MALPPPDPQFVLRGTSAEVHTLHFYCRGQEPDYPILFSGSSNGLIHVWNLKTRRVDTILDGHGGKSVYWVEAINGRDRLLSQGRNQQICLWDLAEGRNTVTDSVFTENVGFCKSSLLKVAQGHWLMAMPGKDLDEPDFGSCPFLLAGYEDGSVILWNLSGGKILSRLACHQEPVMSLDFDSEKTKGVSGSSEEVLTVWSLDEQQNLKVQKTHKLVNAGIADVAIRQDKKILATAGWDHRIRIFGWKKLKPLAILDYHTATVHCVSFSDHSRPSERLLAAGSKDHRISIWSIYNQASGALHCPLETRKPD from the exons ATGGCTCTTCCACCTCCAGACCCACAGTTTGTTCTACGGGGTACTAGTGCTGAAGTCCATACTCTACATTTTTATTGTAGAGGCCAGGAACCTGATTACCCCATTCTCTTCTCTGG GTCTTCCAATGGGCTGATCCATGTCTGGAACCTGAAGACACGCAGAGTGGATACAATTCTAGATGGCCATGGAGGAAAATCTGTGTACTGGGTGGAAGCAATCAATGGCAGAGACAGGCTCCTCAG CCAGGGCCGTAACCAACAGATCTGCCTCTGGGATTTGGCAGAAGGAAGGAACACAGTGACAGATTCTGTTTTCACCGAAAACGTGGGATTCTGCAAAAGTTCACTGCTGAAGGTGGCACAGGGACATTGGCTAATGGCCATGCCAGGAAAAGACCTAGATGAG CCTGACTTTGGTTCATGTCCTTTTCTTCTGGCTGGCTACGAGGATGGATCAGTGATTCTGTGGAATTTATCAGGGGGAAAAATATTAAGCCGACTTGCTTGCCACCAGGAGCCAGTGATGAGCCTTGACTTTGACTCTGAAAAGACGAAGGGGGTCTCGGGCTCATCTGAGGAGGTGCTTACCGTCTGGAGCCTCGATGAGCAGCAGAATTTAAAG GTTCAGAAAACACACAAACTCGTCAATGCTGGGATTGCTGATGTCGCCATCCGCCAGGACAAGAAGATCCTGGCAACAGCAGGGTGGGATCATCGTATCAGGATCTTTGGCTGGAAGAAACTGAAGCCCTTGGCAATACTGGACTACCACACAGCAACTGTCCACTGTGTATCCTTCTCAGATCACAGTAGGCCAAGTGAAAGACTGCTGGCAGCTGGCTCCAAAGACCACCGCATTAGTATCTGGTCAATCTATAATCAAGCCTCAGGTGCTTTGCACTGTCCTTTGGAAACTAGAAAGCCGGACTGA
- the GNB1L gene encoding guanine nucleotide-binding protein subunit beta-like protein 1 isoform X4, whose translation MALPPPDPQFVLRGTSAEVHTLHFYCRGQEPDYPILFSGSSNGLIHVWNLKTRRVDTILDGHGGKSVYWVEAINGRDRLLSQGRNQQICLWDLAEGRNTVTDSVFTENVGFCKSSLLKVAQGHWLMAMPGKDLDEVQVLELPSKTSVCTLKPEADAKPGMPMCLKLWQPDFGSCPFLLAGYEDGSVILWNLSGGKILSRLACHQEPVMSLDFDSEKTKGVSGSSEEVLTVWSLDEQQNLKVQKTHKLVNAGIADVAIRQDKKILATAGWDHRIRIFGWKKLKPLAILDYHTATVHCCSSNYRT comes from the exons ATGGCTCTTCCACCTCCAGACCCACAGTTTGTTCTACGGGGTACTAGTGCTGAAGTCCATACTCTACATTTTTATTGTAGAGGCCAGGAACCTGATTACCCCATTCTCTTCTCTGG GTCTTCCAATGGGCTGATCCATGTCTGGAACCTGAAGACACGCAGAGTGGATACAATTCTAGATGGCCATGGAGGAAAATCTGTGTACTGGGTGGAAGCAATCAATGGCAGAGACAGGCTCCTCAG CCAGGGCCGTAACCAACAGATCTGCCTCTGGGATTTGGCAGAAGGAAGGAACACAGTGACAGATTCTGTTTTCACCGAAAACGTGGGATTCTGCAAAAGTTCACTGCTGAAGGTGGCACAGGGACATTGGCTAATGGCCATGCCAGGAAAAGACCTAGATGAG GTTCAGGTTTTGGAGCTGCCATCCAAGACGTCAGTCTGTACCTTGAAGCCAGAGGCGGATGCCAAACCGGGCATGCCCATGTGTCTGAAGCTATGGCAG CCTGACTTTGGTTCATGTCCTTTTCTTCTGGCTGGCTACGAGGATGGATCAGTGATTCTGTGGAATTTATCAGGGGGAAAAATATTAAGCCGACTTGCTTGCCACCAGGAGCCAGTGATGAGCCTTGACTTTGACTCTGAAAAGACGAAGGGGGTCTCGGGCTCATCTGAGGAGGTGCTTACCGTCTGGAGCCTCGATGAGCAGCAGAATTTAAAG GTTCAGAAAACACACAAACTCGTCAATGCTGGGATTGCTGATGTCGCCATCCGCCAGGACAAGAAGATCCTGGCAACAGCAGGGTGGGATCATCGTATCAGGATCTTTGGCTGGAAGAAACTGAAGCCCTTGGCAATACTGGACTACCACACAGCAACTGTCCACTGT TGTTCTTCCAATTACAGAACATAA